From Treponema rectale, one genomic window encodes:
- a CDS encoding beta-L-arabinofuranosidase domain-containing protein produces MSKVTLKKETLFEKSRELGLNYVLAFNPDRLLAPCWNAMGKTSPAKNYGGWESMQIQGHSLGHYMSALAAFYASTGSAAAKEKLDYCVSIIKSLQREDGYFGGIPAAPFEKVFNSRGDFKVERFNLADWWVPWYSVHKIYAGLIDAYKSGRNTDAFEIVKKMCNWTIAGTSRMTDEDIQKMLTCEHGGMCKVFADMYELTGEKKYLTEAERFIHREIFLPLSKKEDRLQGYHANTQIPKIIGLAKLYDLTKKEEYRTAAEFFFNTVTKKRSYANGGNSVSEHFGREYDERLARDTTETCNTYNMLELAEYIFRWNPSSETADFYERALYNHILGSQDPDTGAKTYFVSLLSGFFKVYCSKENSFWCCTGTGMENPARYTRFIFTKINDTLYINLFIPSVYEENGWKVSIETDFPYSQKLKVKILSKGQSPLKLKLRSPWWNPLPETESDGYVTIFPEESSSDFFETELKMNLSVRHTKDGSTNFSIFYGPLLLAADWGNSGLPADITDSHLVYMNTRAIETPRITAKAEEFIKHFTITDSKSLSFSAPGSDTSSGKPVLFRPFFDVHHKWYSVYFNNGMSPEDVRLKKLEEISRDFIECGRQQSEIEHGFKSENTESGYLGEVDRSFRKCRDKSSWFSYKIRTAEKLIITVFEKDSLDAVIKCNGKETTRIIHERKNENSLADIEIKIPEGITEEPFMEIRICGTEENLRILEIRSA; encoded by the coding sequence ATGAGTAAGGTAACATTAAAAAAAGAAACCCTGTTTGAAAAATCAAGAGAGCTGGGACTTAATTACGTACTGGCTTTTAATCCCGACAGACTTCTTGCTCCCTGCTGGAATGCCATGGGAAAAACATCTCCTGCAAAAAACTACGGCGGCTGGGAAAGCATGCAGATTCAGGGACATTCCCTGGGACATTACATGAGCGCCCTCGCTGCATTCTATGCTTCTACAGGAAGTGCTGCCGCTAAAGAAAAACTTGATTACTGTGTCTCAATAATAAAATCCCTTCAGAGGGAAGACGGATACTTCGGCGGAATTCCGGCTGCTCCTTTTGAAAAGGTTTTCAATTCCCGGGGTGACTTTAAGGTTGAGCGCTTTAATCTTGCAGACTGGTGGGTTCCCTGGTATTCAGTTCATAAAATATATGCAGGGCTTATTGACGCATACAAATCCGGCAGAAATACTGATGCTTTTGAAATCGTAAAAAAAATGTGCAACTGGACAATTGCGGGCACCTCCAGAATGACTGATGAAGATATTCAGAAAATGCTTACCTGCGAGCACGGGGGAATGTGCAAGGTATTTGCAGATATGTACGAACTTACAGGTGAAAAAAAATACCTTACGGAAGCAGAGCGTTTCATTCACAGAGAAATATTCCTGCCGCTTTCAAAAAAAGAAGACAGGCTTCAGGGATATCATGCAAACACTCAGATTCCAAAAATAATCGGACTTGCAAAACTATATGACCTTACAAAAAAAGAAGAATACAGAACTGCTGCAGAATTCTTTTTCAATACAGTCACAAAAAAAAGAAGCTATGCTAACGGAGGCAATTCCGTAAGCGAGCATTTCGGCCGTGAATACGATGAGCGGCTTGCAAGAGACACTACGGAAACCTGTAATACCTACAACATGCTTGAACTGGCAGAGTATATTTTCAGATGGAATCCTTCTTCCGAAACTGCAGATTTTTATGAACGGGCCCTTTACAATCACATACTCGGCTCACAGGATCCGGATACAGGGGCAAAGACATATTTCGTTTCACTGCTCAGCGGATTTTTCAAAGTCTACTGCTCAAAAGAAAATTCCTTCTGGTGCTGCACGGGAACAGGTATGGAAAATCCGGCAAGATATACCCGCTTTATTTTTACAAAGATAAACGACACGCTGTATATAAATCTTTTCATACCTTCAGTTTATGAAGAAAACGGATGGAAAGTTTCTATAGAAACAGATTTCCCTTACAGTCAGAAACTTAAGGTAAAAATTCTTTCAAAAGGTCAGTCTCCGCTGAAACTAAAATTAAGAAGTCCATGGTGGAATCCCTTACCTGAAACAGAATCAGACGGTTATGTCACAATCTTCCCGGAAGAAAGCAGTAGTGATTTCTTTGAAACCGAATTAAAGATGAACTTAAGCGTAAGACATACAAAAGACGGAAGCACGAACTTCAGCATTTTCTACGGTCCCCTTCTGCTGGCAGCTGACTGGGGAAACAGCGGACTTCCGGCAGACATTACGGACAGTCACCTTGTATACATGAACACAAGGGCAATTGAAACTCCCCGCATTACCGCAAAAGCTGAAGAGTTTATTAAGCACTTTACAATTACAGACAGTAAATCCCTTTCCTTTTCAGCTCCAGGTTCTGATACAAGCAGCGGAAAGCCCGTACTGTTCAGGCCCTTCTTTGATGTTCACCACAAATGGTATTCCGTATACTTCAACAACGGAATGTCTCCTGAAGATGTCCGCCTGAAAAAACTTGAAGAAATAAGCCGTGACTTTATTGAATGCGGAAGGCAGCAGAGTGAAATCGAACACGGATTTAAATCAGAAAACACGGAAAGCGGATACCTGGGAGAAGTTGACAGAAGTTTCAGAAAATGCAGGGATAAATCTTCCTGGTTCAGTTATAAAATCAGGACTGCAGAAAAACTCATCATAACTGTTTTTGAAAAAGACTCTCTTGATGCAGTAATCAAATGCAACGGAAAAGAAACCACAAGGATTATTCACGAACGGAAAAATGAAAATTCCCTTGCAGATATTGAAATTAAAATTCCTGAAGGAATTACAGAAGAACCCTTTATGGAGATAAGGATATGCGGAACGGAAGAAAACCTGCGCATTCTTGAAATCCGTTCCGCATAA
- a CDS encoding DUF5718 family protein, with protein sequence MMDLRDAACFGVAGNFTGHLEQAGEAADFVNVVTKEASAPKALFPTYIPGAEKNVPEFLSVFPFDSKKIIFPAGEEKLQIEPECAVVFNAEWKDGTVRKLVSVCFGASNDCSIRKAGAKKISEKKNWGCSSKGFSDVQIELKDFSGKGSCIDSYRIASFLVREGQVHDYGEDSAVRDYSYIYGKLLDWICEKLNSQKDEGPAEDINSYLKEAGFPSKIFVSIGATRYTEFGESNFLRNGDEAVVVLYPENVYDHEQIVECVKNNSFGEGISFLRQKVVV encoded by the coding sequence ATGATGGATTTACGTGACGCAGCCTGTTTTGGTGTTGCAGGAAATTTTACGGGGCATCTTGAACAGGCCGGTGAAGCTGCAGATTTTGTTAATGTGGTTACGAAGGAAGCTTCAGCTCCTAAAGCCTTGTTTCCGACTTATATTCCGGGAGCAGAAAAAAATGTTCCTGAATTTTTATCCGTATTTCCCTTTGACAGTAAGAAAATAATCTTTCCTGCAGGAGAAGAAAAACTTCAGATAGAACCTGAATGTGCCGTTGTGTTTAATGCTGAATGGAAAGATGGAACTGTAAGGAAACTTGTTTCTGTATGTTTCGGTGCATCAAATGACTGTTCCATAAGAAAAGCAGGTGCAAAAAAAATAAGTGAGAAAAAAAACTGGGGCTGCAGTTCCAAAGGATTTTCTGATGTACAGATAGAACTTAAGGATTTTTCCGGAAAGGGCAGCTGTATTGATTCTTACAGAATTGCAAGTTTTCTTGTAAGGGAAGGTCAGGTACATGATTATGGAGAAGATTCTGCCGTCAGAGATTACAGTTATATATACGGCAAGCTTTTGGACTGGATCTGCGAAAAACTTAATTCCCAGAAAGATGAAGGGCCTGCGGAAGATATTAATTCTTATTTGAAAGAAGCAGGGTTTCCTTCTAAGATTTTTGTTTCCATCGGTGCAACAAGATATACAGAATTTGGAGAATCAAATTTCTTGCGTAACGGGGATGAAGCGGTTGTCGTACTTTATCCGGAAAATGTTTATGATCATGAACAGATTGTGGAGTGCGTAAAAAATAATTCTTTTGGAGAGGGCATAAGTTTTCTCCGTCAGAAGGTGGTTGTGTGA
- a CDS encoding LamG-like jellyroll fold domain-containing protein, producing the protein MVKTYHSFLRIVTFLVLTFIVPEVYGEEKVMTLGGKDGWPVLSRRDGVVMGKGRFGYDAVKLDTNSRKTSFMSDLLLDFEGEVPEDACGNYSVILNEVTPTSRCKMGKKGGLIRENNGLRLRGNPGSIFGSENATGSFEIEFWLYPFIAENGEIVFSWRSSRTVSGYSLYQIIRASFYGNRLQWVFTNVFDGFVDNSGEVSISSYRTIIPNTWAHHAISYNQDTGLLEYRINGELEALKYMTTTGKETGGSVYMFQTGVTADIDICPQFSGVIDDFHISRQAVSETLPDFNFDTYRKEGGRFETQPILISQCAKLTRLDAIIDTPEQTDVVFFVRSGDNFFSWTENYPEWIPVTNHEEILNTEGLYFQIAADLYSDGGGKNTPSVTQIDLHYVETPAPLPPFNIKAVPSNGSVTLTWSYSIDNNAGGYYVYYGERPGEYLGREAVEGASPVDAGNITGITLTGLKNGKIYYFAVAAYSKRDSRIMGDLSKEVYARPLNR; encoded by the coding sequence ATGGTAAAGACATATCATTCATTCTTGCGTATTGTAACATTTTTAGTCCTGACTTTCATAGTGCCGGAAGTTTATGGTGAAGAAAAAGTAATGACTCTCGGCGGTAAGGATGGCTGGCCTGTTCTGTCCAGACGGGACGGAGTTGTAATGGGAAAAGGCCGTTTCGGTTATGATGCAGTCAAGCTGGATACAAACAGCAGGAAAACTTCTTTTATGTCAGATCTTCTTCTTGATTTTGAGGGAGAGGTTCCGGAAGATGCCTGCGGAAATTACAGCGTCATTCTTAATGAAGTTACGCCGACTTCAAGATGCAAGATGGGAAAAAAGGGCGGCCTCATACGGGAAAATAACGGACTCAGACTTCGCGGAAATCCAGGCTCTATTTTTGGAAGCGAAAATGCTACCGGTTCTTTTGAGATAGAATTCTGGCTGTATCCATTCATTGCGGAAAACGGAGAAATCGTATTTTCCTGGAGATCTTCCCGCACTGTTTCAGGTTATTCCCTTTATCAGATAATCCGCGCCAGCTTTTACGGTAACAGGCTGCAGTGGGTATTTACAAATGTATTTGACGGCTTTGTAGATAATTCAGGAGAAGTCAGCATTTCAAGTTACAGAACGATTATTCCTAATACCTGGGCTCATCATGCCATAAGCTACAATCAGGATACCGGGCTTCTTGAATACAGGATTAACGGAGAACTGGAGGCCTTAAAATACATGACTACCACCGGAAAAGAAACCGGCGGTTCCGTTTATATGTTCCAGACTGGCGTTACGGCTGATATAGATATATGTCCGCAGTTTTCCGGTGTAATTGATGATTTTCATATTTCCCGTCAGGCAGTTTCCGAAACTCTTCCAGATTTCAATTTTGATACGTACCGTAAGGAAGGCGGCCGTTTTGAAACTCAGCCTATTCTTATTTCCCAGTGTGCAAAACTTACGAGACTGGATGCGATTATAGATACACCGGAACAGACGGATGTTGTTTTCTTCGTAAGGAGCGGGGACAATTTTTTCAGCTGGACCGAAAACTATCCTGAATGGATTCCTGTAACTAATCATGAAGAAATCCTTAATACTGAAGGACTGTATTTTCAGATAGCTGCAGATCTCTACAGTGACGGCGGCGGAAAAAATACTCCTTCCGTTACGCAGATTGATCTTCATTATGTAGAAACTCCTGCACCTCTTCCTCCCTTTAATATAAAAGCTGTTCCTTCTAACGGTTCTGTTACTCTAACCTGGAGTTATTCAATAGATAATAACGCCGGAGGGTATTATGTTTATTATGGGGAGCGTCCCGGAGAATATCTCGGCAGGGAAGCTGTAGAAGGAGCCTCGCCTGTAGATGCCGGTAACATAACCGGAATAACGCTTACAGGTCTGAAAAACGGAAAGATTTATTATTTTGCGGTTGCAGCCTATTCAAAAAGAGATTCCAGAATCATGGGGGATCTCTCTAAAGAGGTTTACGCAAGACCGCTTAACCGCTGA
- a CDS encoding PocR ligand-binding domain-containing protein: MSTIRLTDLIDKKTLQKIQDVFSRFTGIASLITDRDGIPITKGSGFTTFCSKMNRSSKLGENLCRLCDKKGTLKAIQEGKVSVYTCHAGLIECAMPITINDELAGCFIGGQVRPPEIDEALLRRRAIRLNLDPDEYIKEAYNTKEKNPREVARAAEFLGELAGVISTMALKNYTTLQNTKMMEKASKAQAVFISDMARKMEEAIKHWTSDISSVAKMEDFTQVKKRVSEIADQGSELYSIVADSMSFIDDSEGKAALYEKVYSPAVDFTITANGLKKILPKNSPELIFNVEDSVPEFILGDVTRISQILFKLTQDAILQSDNSKVRVSFSAQKKGYATMLILTVENQKSRTADEEIKFISDYFSTGSKAFLVHKIITEMGLPLVYMLIHQLSGTFSISKDGSGTVTTVVSIPQLEDKGDTK, from the coding sequence ATGTCCACTATCAGGCTGACAGATTTAATAGACAAAAAGACTCTCCAGAAAATTCAGGACGTTTTTTCCCGCTTTACAGGAATCGCTTCCTTAATTACAGACAGAGATGGAATTCCCATTACTAAAGGAAGCGGATTTACAACCTTCTGCAGTAAAATGAACCGCTCGTCAAAACTGGGAGAAAATCTGTGCCGGCTGTGCGATAAAAAAGGAACCTTAAAGGCAATTCAGGAAGGAAAAGTTTCCGTATATACATGTCATGCAGGCCTTATTGAATGTGCCATGCCTATTACAATAAATGACGAACTGGCCGGCTGCTTTATCGGAGGTCAGGTACGTCCGCCTGAAATTGATGAGGCACTTTTACGCCGCAGGGCAATACGGCTTAACCTCGATCCTGATGAATATATAAAAGAAGCTTACAATACAAAAGAAAAAAATCCCCGGGAAGTTGCAAGGGCTGCAGAATTTTTGGGAGAACTTGCCGGAGTAATTTCTACAATGGCATTAAAAAACTACACCACCCTTCAGAACACAAAAATGATGGAAAAAGCCTCCAAGGCACAGGCGGTGTTCATTTCTGACATGGCCCGGAAAATGGAAGAAGCTATAAAACACTGGACCAGTGATATTTCCAGTGTTGCTAAAATGGAAGACTTTACGCAGGTAAAAAAACGAGTCTCAGAAATTGCAGATCAGGGCTCTGAACTTTATTCCATCGTTGCAGATTCCATGAGTTTCATCGATGACTCAGAAGGAAAAGCTGCCCTTTACGAAAAAGTATATTCACCTGCCGTAGACTTCACAATCACAGCAAACGGGCTGAAAAAAATCCTTCCGAAAAATTCCCCGGAACTTATTTTCAACGTAGAAGACTCAGTGCCGGAATTTATTCTTGGTGACGTTACAAGAATTTCCCAGATACTCTTCAAACTGACTCAGGATGCAATCCTTCAGTCTGACAATTCTAAAGTAAGGGTAAGTTTTTCTGCACAAAAAAAAGGCTATGCCACAATGCTCATACTGACTGTAGAAAATCAGAAAAGCAGGACCGCAGATGAAGAAATCAAATTTATCTCTGATTATTTTTCTACCGGATCTAAGGCATTTCTGGTTCATAAAATAATTACGGAAATGGGACTTCCCCTTGTTTACATGCTCATTCATCAGCTCAGCGGAACTTTCTCAATCTCTAAAGATGGCTCAGGAACAGTTACAACCGTAGTAAGCATTCCCCAGCTGGAAGACAAAGGAGATACAAAATGA
- a CDS encoding TatD family hydrolase, whose protein sequence is MFSDTHFHFHYLVEKNSPEFGAELLSKMADADVYFGMDIGTDSSDLLYRRKVVEDCLDRMDDDHRRKAEKFMYFSAGIWPDIDSIVNREECIKKLEEQIEAFKKKDGVFSGRLAAIGEGGLDHHWNPSGTDGRCKEDFNAAVYNGEAELFEMQLQLAKKMQLPFIVHSRDAYEDTLQCIKNSGYNNGIIHCYSYGLEEAKSFLDLGWYISLSGSVTYTKKSRMEDMKKLLSYIPDDRILLETDSPYLAPVPLRGNPNNPVFVRHTYEFVAGCRNVSTEELCVLADKNISALFNIPPAGL, encoded by the coding sequence ATGTTCAGTGATACCCATTTTCATTTTCATTATCTGGTCGAAAAAAATTCTCCTGAGTTCGGAGCAGAACTTCTGTCAAAAATGGCTGATGCTGATGTTTATTTTGGCATGGATATCGGTACGGACAGTAGTGATTTGCTTTACAGACGTAAAGTAGTGGAAGACTGTCTTGATCGTATGGACGACGATCACCGCAGAAAGGCAGAAAAGTTTATGTATTTTTCTGCAGGAATATGGCCGGATATTGATTCAATTGTAAATCGTGAAGAGTGCATTAAAAAACTTGAAGAACAGATTGAGGCTTTTAAGAAGAAGGATGGTGTTTTTTCAGGAAGACTTGCTGCGATTGGAGAAGGGGGGCTTGATCATCACTGGAATCCTTCCGGAACTGACGGCAGGTGTAAGGAGGATTTTAATGCTGCCGTTTATAACGGTGAAGCCGAACTTTTTGAAATGCAGCTTCAGCTTGCAAAAAAAATGCAGCTTCCTTTTATCGTTCACTCACGGGATGCTTATGAGGATACCCTGCAGTGCATAAAAAATTCCGGATACAATAACGGAATCATTCACTGTTATTCTTATGGTCTTGAAGAAGCTAAGTCTTTTCTTGATCTGGGGTGGTACATCAGTTTAAGCGGCAGTGTAACGTATACAAAGAAAAGCAGGATGGAAGACATGAAAAAACTTCTGTCATACATTCCTGATGACAGGATTCTTCTTGAGACTGATTCTCCGTATCTTGCACCCGTGCCTCTGAGGGGCAATCCTAATAATCCTGTTTTCGTCCGGCATACTTATGAGTTTGTTGCCGGCTGCAGAAATGTCAGTACGGAAGAACTGTGTGTTCTTGCAGATAAAAACATTTCTGCACTTTTTAATATTCCTCCGGCAGGACTCTGA
- the uvrC gene encoding excinuclease ABC subunit UvrC, whose protein sequence is MNDMSLPSQKNLSPREILHQTALKAPKQSGVYMWRNEAETVIYVGKAKNLKNRLSSYFSGNKDIKTRLLISNARSIEYITTSNEYEAFLLENNLIKKYTPRYNINLKDGKSYPVLRITKEKYPRIFKTRQVIHDGSVYFGPFPDATALDTFIETLYEIYPLRHCKSFKEKSSPCMYYHIGRCLAPCSKDIKQSTYTEFIEEITALLENKGEETLKKLHFQMKEAAKNMNFEKAARLRDGIRALTILQNQNSVESFSGDDRDYISSWREGELISFTVLKIREGKLLGRDNYRTVSLNEDTEILPEFMSAFYTEKENIPPVIYIDSVFSDEEKTSDFAEEIKNIQKFLNETFSTNTSIINFGLSKSESGIHRASLDMARQNAREDIIRRLRERGDYPAMEELQKVLNLPKLPVRIEGFDIAHIGGKFPVASLISFYNGNPDKKNYRYFRLKTTDGLIDDFQSMREATTRRYTRLLNEKKELPDLILIDGGIGQVNAVDGVLKSIGLDIPIAGLAKRDEEIWRPHTSEPVCLPKRSDALRLLQRVRDETHRFATSRNQELRTKENTVTPFIKISGIGKERDKLLMKKYGTLEKLSRAQENEIAMLLNINAEKASMILTSARDLYRQQTEVKEKEMLSLDLPGTTKEKAARSKKNQLLAQMAAGELTAAENIEE, encoded by the coding sequence ATGAATGATATGTCTTTACCATCACAAAAAAACCTCTCACCCCGGGAAATACTTCATCAAACGGCACTTAAAGCACCGAAACAGAGCGGTGTCTATATGTGGCGCAATGAAGCAGAAACCGTCATTTATGTAGGCAAGGCAAAAAACCTAAAAAACAGGCTTTCTTCATACTTCAGCGGGAACAAGGACATTAAGACCAGGCTCCTCATCAGCAATGCCCGCAGCATAGAATACATAACAACCAGCAACGAATACGAAGCTTTCCTTCTGGAAAACAACCTTATAAAAAAGTACACGCCCCGTTACAACATCAACCTTAAAGACGGAAAATCTTACCCCGTGCTGAGAATCACAAAAGAAAAATATCCCAGGATATTCAAGACACGACAGGTGATTCATGACGGATCAGTCTACTTCGGACCTTTTCCAGATGCCACAGCCCTTGATACTTTCATAGAAACCCTCTACGAAATATATCCACTCAGGCACTGCAAAAGCTTTAAGGAAAAATCGTCGCCCTGTATGTATTACCATATAGGAAGATGTCTTGCCCCATGTTCAAAAGACATAAAACAATCCACCTATACTGAATTTATCGAAGAAATAACGGCTCTACTTGAGAATAAAGGAGAAGAAACTCTCAAAAAACTCCATTTTCAGATGAAAGAAGCTGCAAAAAACATGAATTTTGAAAAGGCTGCAAGGCTGAGGGACGGAATAAGGGCCCTTACAATACTTCAGAATCAGAATTCAGTTGAATCCTTTTCAGGAGATGACAGAGACTATATTTCAAGCTGGCGGGAAGGAGAACTCATCAGCTTTACTGTCCTTAAAATCCGTGAAGGAAAACTTCTGGGCCGTGATAACTACAGGACTGTTTCCCTTAATGAAGACACGGAAATTCTTCCTGAATTCATGAGTGCGTTCTATACAGAAAAAGAAAACATACCTCCCGTCATATATATTGATTCAGTTTTTTCAGATGAAGAAAAGACTTCCGATTTTGCAGAAGAAATAAAAAACATACAGAAATTCTTAAATGAAACCTTCAGCACTAATACTTCAATAATAAACTTCGGGCTTTCAAAATCAGAATCAGGTATTCACAGGGCATCACTGGACATGGCACGACAGAATGCCCGCGAAGACATCATCCGCCGGCTGAGGGAAAGAGGCGATTATCCTGCAATGGAAGAACTTCAGAAAGTACTGAACCTGCCGAAACTGCCGGTAAGAATAGAAGGATTTGATATTGCCCATATCGGTGGAAAGTTTCCGGTTGCATCCCTCATCAGTTTTTACAACGGCAATCCCGATAAAAAAAATTACCGCTACTTCCGCCTTAAAACAACTGACGGTCTTATAGATGACTTTCAATCCATGCGGGAAGCTACGACACGCCGCTACACAAGACTCCTTAATGAAAAAAAAGAACTTCCGGATCTTATTTTAATAGACGGAGGCATCGGACAGGTAAATGCAGTTGACGGAGTATTAAAAAGCATAGGCCTCGACATTCCCATTGCCGGTCTTGCAAAACGGGATGAAGAAATATGGAGGCCCCACACAAGTGAACCGGTATGCCTTCCAAAGAGAAGTGACGCATTAAGACTTTTACAGAGAGTCAGGGATGAAACTCACAGATTTGCCACAAGCCGCAATCAGGAGCTGAGAACTAAGGAAAATACAGTTACACCGTTTATAAAGATTTCAGGAATCGGAAAAGAACGGGATAAACTCCTTATGAAAAAATATGGTACGCTTGAAAAATTGAGCAGGGCACAGGAAAATGAAATTGCAATGCTCTTAAACATAAATGCTGAAAAAGCATCAATGATTCTTACCTCTGCAAGAGACCTTTACCGGCAGCAGACAGAAGTTAAAGAAAAAGAAATGCTTTCTCTGGATTTACCGGGAACTACAAAAGAAAAAGCTGCACGGTCAAAGAAAAACCAGCTTCTTGCCCAGATGGCGGCAGGAGAGCTTACTGCAGCTGAAAATATCGAGGAATAA